From Scytonema millei VB511283:
CGACAAATATTCCTTTAGAAGACTTTCTGCGGGAAGAAAACTTTTTTGCCCATACTGTTTTTGACGAACCTCTTCCTGCCGAACACGGTGGACCAATGCGGTTAGTCGTACCTCACCTTTATGCTTGGAAAAGCGCTAAGTGGATCAATGGTCTAGAGTTTTTAGAACGGGAAGAATTAGGATTCTGGGAACGGAATGGCTATCATCGTCGAGGTGAACCTTGGGCAGAGGAACGCTACGGCGAAGGATTTTAAGGTCGCACCCCTCAACCCCCCTGGACAAGGGGGGTCATTTAAAATCAGTTTTTTCGGTCAATTGTAGAGTATAATAGATGGCTACTTCAATCGCGCCGTTCTTGGTAGTCGTCGGAAGATTTTGGATCGAGTTCCCATCGGCGATCGTCGCGGTCTTCTAAAATGTCTTGCGTGCGTAAAAAACTGCGATCGTCCATTTCCAGACCGACGGCTGCTTCTATCTCTTCAGTTATATCTTGGTCAGGAGTAGCGACAGTCCCGCCTACAGCCTCATCTCCTTCGTCTGCTGCTGTTTCCCAAGCCGCATCTATATCTCCACCCGTGAGTTCTGGGCTAGCACTTGTGTATTCTCCTGCTTCTCTACCAGCGTTCGTCCTTGGGTCATCGTGAACGCCAGTACCAAAAGATTCGGTAATTTCTTCTGGTAGTTCTTGTTCTCTATTTTTGCGATCGCTCATAACTTAGTGAGTAGTGAGTCGTGAGTGGTTAGTGGCTGGTGGCTAGATTCTTTGTTTCGATCTAGTCAATAGTCACTCCTCACTGATAACTGTTAACTGACAACTGATAACTGACAACTGACCCTAAGATATCGCTTCACAGCAGTTTGCACCTATTCCTAGAGTTATATCCCTGTGGATAAATGTAATCCATACCCTTTGGAGGAAGAGGATTTGGGGTGTGGCTGCATAGGCTTGGTACTGGAGCAAAGAAGTATTACTGAGTTTGAGGACATTACAGAGTGAAGTACGACGAGTTCATCAAACACGTTCAGACAGTAGCACAGATGGAGGCTCGTGAAGATGCAAAACGGGCGACACAAGCAACTCTGGAAACTATCAGAGAAAGAATTGTCGGTAATGAAGCCAAGGATTTAGCTGCGCAATTACCGCAGCAGTTGGCTGAATATTTGCGTGGAAGAGAGGGTGAAGACGGTCAGCCTTTCTCAATGGAAGAATTCTTACAGCGCGTCAGTGCAAAAGAGCAAGTAGAGCCAACAGTCGCAGCTAACCACGTCCGTGCTGTATTTGCAGTATTGCAGAATGCAGTGACACCTGGAGAATTTACCGATTTCAAAGCAAATTTTTCTGAGGATTATATCGACTTATTCGCCACCGGATCGAATCTAGGAGCATCTGCTGCTTCGTAGCGATCGCTATTTTCGATTTTCAATAAAACCTACGAATAGGAGGGCTATATGACACAAACTAACGGTAATTTTGGTAAAAAAAGAGTTGCCATTCTGATTGAGAATGGTGTGGAAGATGCGGAATTCAAAATTCCTTATGAAGCCTTGAAAATGGCGGGAATTGAAACCGTAGTTCTCGGTTCTCGCACGAACGAGACATACAAAGGTAAGCAAGGTAAAGTCTCGCAATCGGCTGATGGCACGACAACTGAAGCAGTGGCATCAGAATTCGATGCCGTGATTATTCCTGGTGGCATGGCTCCCGACAAAATGCGTGTCAATCCTAACACTGTGCGCTTCGTTCAAGAGGCGATGCAACAAGGCAAATTAGTTGCTGCTGTCTGTCATGGACCCCAAGTGTTAATTGAAGGCGATCTGCTGCGAGGCAAGCAAGCCACAGGATTTATTGCCGTGCGTAAGGACATGATCAATGCAGGGGCAAACTATGTCGATGAGCCACTGGTCATTGATGGTAATTTAATCACTTCCCGTCAGCCCGGAGACTTGGCAATCTTCACCACAGCTATCCTCAGCCGTCTGGGTTACGGTGGCAAAGAAGCTGCTTTACCAGATGTACGAGATGTTAACGCCGAATGGTGGAAACTAGCTGATGCTTGGGGTGGTTCTACCAAAGGAGAAATTGTCAAAGGGCTAAATACTGCTTTAGCTGGTGAGAAGTACGCTCAAGAGGCGTTTGGGCAGTATATAGAGAAAGCATCTGACCCTCAATTTAAGGCATTGTTGCTAGAGATTGTTGCTAATAAGCAGCAACACATTGAGCAACTCGAAGCAAGGCTAGCAGCGTTAGGTGAAAAACCATCACTTACGGCAAATGTGGCTGATAAGTATGCCAAGGTGAAGACTGCTTTACAAGGTAGCGACGATCGCGATTTAATGCGGCGGGCTTTGGGAGATATTCAGACAGGTGTGGTAGATGCGCACAATTTGTTTGTTCAATTTACAGATCCGGTGTCTACGGCTTTGTTTAAGCAGATCGAGCAAGATGGAGCGTTGTACGAACGCCATATGGCAGAACTCTATCGCTCGCGGGTAGGAACTACGCAGCCTGGGAAGCCGACAACTGGCGCTGCGGTAACTATGTAGGAGATCCCCCCAACCCCCCTTTTTAAGGGGGGCTAAAAGACCCCCCAACCCCCCTTTTTAAGGGGGGCAACATATTTCGGAGAAGGAAGACAAAGACAGTGGCTTCAGTTTCAGAAAATCAACAAGGACAGGGAGATAGTAACGAAATCGGGCGCTGGGCATCGCTGATTGGTGGCGGTGCGATGGTACTGATGGGGTTACAACAGCGATCGCTACGAGGTGCTTTGTTGGCGATCGCAGGTGGTGGATTGGCATATAAAGCAGCAACGGAAAAGGGCGATATGCAACAAGCATTGGGTTTAAACCAAGCAATTAAGGTAGAAAAAACAGTAACGATTAATAAGCCTGCTGATGAGCTATATCGTTACTGGCACGATTTCAAATATCTGCCAACGTTTATGAAACATCTCAAATCAGTAGAGGTGTACGACAACAAGCGATCGCATTGGGTAGCAAATGCACCTTTAGGTGCAAGTGTTGAATGGGATGCAGAGATTATTGAAGACCGCGAAAACGAATTTATTTCCTGGACTTCAGTAGAAGGAGCAGACGTAGACAATTCTGGTTTTGTTAGATTTAAGCCAGCGCCAGGAAATCGCGGTACGGAAGTAAAAGTCGTCATTGAATATGCGCCCCCAGGAGGAGCTTTAGCAGCAGCAGTTGCCAAACTCTTTGGTGAGGAACCAGAACAACAAATCGGTGACGATCTGCGCCGTTTCAAAATGCTGATGGAAGCAGGTGAAATTGCTACTAATGAAGGACAACCGAGGGGTAAGTCGTAAGTTGTAAGTCGTAAGTTGTAAGTGACAAGACAAATATCAGTTGGTAAGAAGGAAAGAGGAAGTTTATGAATCGTTTAATAGTTTGGTTTCGACGGTTAACCGTTGCTTTTCTAGTTGGTATAACTTTGATTGGATTGCAATTTGGCTCTGTAGTATATCCAGCTCAAGCTGAAACCGTGACACCTGAAGCTAATTCATATCAGTCTCAGCAGCCTAAAAAAACTGAAGAATTGGGGAAGAAGACAAAAAATAGTCTCAAAGAAGCTGCCGAAAACGTCAAAGAAAAACTCAATTTAGATGAACCGCTCGACCCAGGCACAAAACAAGTATTAAATTCCACTCAGAAAAGAGTAGAAAAGGCAGTCAAACCTATAACTGGGAAAGAGCAAGGCACGTATCAACAGAACTAAAGGTAATAGGTGTTGACCAATTACCAATTACCAATTACCAACTACCAATTACAATCATGAAAGCAGTTTGTTGGAATGGGGCAAAAGACGTACGGGTAGAAACCGTACCCGACCCTAAAATTATTAATCCTCGCGATGCAATTGTCAAAATTACTTCAACAGCAATTTGCGGTTCTGACCTACATCTTTATGACGGCTTTATCCCCACAATGCAAAAAGGGGACATTCTGGGTCATGAATTTATGGGGGAAGTCGTTGAAGTTGGCAGTGCTGTAAAAAATGTGAATAAAGGCGATCGCGTTGTCGTTCCTTTTACAATTTCTTGCGGTAACTGTTTCTTCTGTAACCGAGATTTGTGGTCGTTGTGCGATAACTCTAATCCTAACGCCTGGATTGCTGAAAAATTAATGGGACATTCGCCATCCGGTTTATTTGGCTATTCTCACATGATGGGCGGTTATGCAGGCGGTCAAGCAGAGTATGCCAGAGTCCCGTTTGCCGATGTGGGTTTATTTAAAATTCCTGATGGACTGACAGACGAACAAGTACTGTTTCTCACGGATATTTTCCCTACTGGCTACATGGCGGCGGAGAACTGCAACATTGAACCTGGCGATACGGTTGCTGTGTGGGGTTGCGGACCTGTAGGACAATTCGCGATTAAGAGTGCTTATTTACTCGGTGCAGATAGGGTAATTGCGATCGATCGCGTCCCCGAACGCTTGCAAATGGCGAAAGAGTATGGTGGAGCAGAAATCCTCAACTTTGAAGATGTTAATGTTGGGGAAGCCTTAAAAGAAATGACTGGCGGTCGCGGTCCCGATGCTGTAATTGATGCTGTAGGCATGGAAGCACACGGCACGGATCTCTTAGGTTTAGTTGATAAAGCCAAGCAAGCAGTAAGATTGGAAACCGACCGACCGACTGTATTACGACAAGCGATCGTTGCCTGTCGTAAAGGCGGACACGTCTCAATCCCTGGCGTATATGGCGGTTTTATTGATAACGTACCAATGGGCGCGGCGATGAATAAGAGTTTAACCTTTAAAACGGGACAAACTCACGTTCACAGATATTTAAAACCGTTACTAGAACACATTCAGAACGGCAAAATCGATCCGTCATTCATCATTACTCATCGTCTGCCCATAGACCAAGCACCTGAAGCATACGAAATTTTCAAGCACAAAAAAGATAACTGTATCAAAGTTGTGTTGAAGCCATGAACGTGGTAATTGGTAATTGGTAATTGGTGGTTGCAACTCACCAATTATCAACCAATAAATACCCAAGAAAAAACTATGTTTTGGTACAGAGCGCAACAAAAATTCTTCTGCCTAATTTTTTCGTGCTTGCTGTTCGTTGCCGTTGCTTTTGTTCCTCCAGCTTATGCCTTACCGCAGGAAAAGACTGTCGGCAAGATTGAATCGGTAGCATCGTTTAACGGTGCTATGCCGACCGGAGTAACAGTGTCTCAAAGGGGGAGAATTTTTGTTAACTTTCCTCGTTGGGGAGACAAAGTAGATTACACGGTAGCGGAGATAGTTAGGGGTAAAGCCGTAGCTTATCCTAATGCCAAATTCAATCGCCCTCAAAAAGACCAATCGAAGTCACTCGTTTCTGTCCAAAGTGTAGTTGTCGATCCTTTAGACCGTTTGTGGA
This genomic window contains:
- a CDS encoding zinc-dependent alcohol dehydrogenase — encoded protein: MKAVCWNGAKDVRVETVPDPKIINPRDAIVKITSTAICGSDLHLYDGFIPTMQKGDILGHEFMGEVVEVGSAVKNVNKGDRVVVPFTISCGNCFFCNRDLWSLCDNSNPNAWIAEKLMGHSPSGLFGYSHMMGGYAGGQAEYARVPFADVGLFKIPDGLTDEQVLFLTDIFPTGYMAAENCNIEPGDTVAVWGCGPVGQFAIKSAYLLGADRVIAIDRVPERLQMAKEYGGAEILNFEDVNVGEALKEMTGGRGPDAVIDAVGMEAHGTDLLGLVDKAKQAVRLETDRPTVLRQAIVACRKGGHVSIPGVYGGFIDNVPMGAAMNKSLTFKTGQTHVHRYLKPLLEHIQNGKIDPSFIITHRLPIDQAPEAYEIFKHKKDNCIKVVLKP
- a CDS encoding DJ-1/PfpI/YhbO family deglycase/protease, encoding MTQTNGNFGKKRVAILIENGVEDAEFKIPYEALKMAGIETVVLGSRTNETYKGKQGKVSQSADGTTTEAVASEFDAVIIPGGMAPDKMRVNPNTVRFVQEAMQQGKLVAAVCHGPQVLIEGDLLRGKQATGFIAVRKDMINAGANYVDEPLVIDGNLITSRQPGDLAIFTTAILSRLGYGGKEAALPDVRDVNAEWWKLADAWGGSTKGEIVKGLNTALAGEKYAQEAFGQYIEKASDPQFKALLLEIVANKQQHIEQLEARLAALGEKPSLTANVADKYAKVKTALQGSDDRDLMRRALGDIQTGVVDAHNLFVQFTDPVSTALFKQIEQDGALYERHMAELYRSRVGTTQPGKPTTGAAVTM
- a CDS encoding DUF6335 family protein, encoding MSDRKNREQELPEEITESFGTGVHDDPRTNAGREAGEYTSASPELTGGDIDAAWETAADEGDEAVGGTVATPDQDITEEIEAAVGLEMDDRSFLRTQDILEDRDDRRWELDPKSSDDYQERRD
- a CDS encoding DUF2267 domain-containing protein; this translates as MKYDEFIKHVQTVAQMEAREDAKRATQATLETIRERIVGNEAKDLAAQLPQQLAEYLRGREGEDGQPFSMEEFLQRVSAKEQVEPTVAANHVRAVFAVLQNAVTPGEFTDFKANFSEDYIDLFATGSNLGASAAS
- a CDS encoding SRPBCC family protein, with product MASVSENQQGQGDSNEIGRWASLIGGGAMVLMGLQQRSLRGALLAIAGGGLAYKAATEKGDMQQALGLNQAIKVEKTVTINKPADELYRYWHDFKYLPTFMKHLKSVEVYDNKRSHWVANAPLGASVEWDAEIIEDRENEFISWTSVEGADVDNSGFVRFKPAPGNRGTEVKVVIEYAPPGGALAAAVAKLFGEEPEQQIGDDLRRFKMLMEAGEIATNEGQPRGKS